A single Lolium perenne isolate Kyuss_39 chromosome 6, Kyuss_2.0, whole genome shotgun sequence DNA region contains:
- the LOC127309022 gene encoding uncharacterized protein isoform X1: MSRLRSSPAPAPPLDNEDLLEEILLRLPPRPSTLHRASLVCKRWHNILSDPLFLSRFRKHHRKPPLLGFFSGRNYTTPTIFKPVLHSPDRIPASRFSVPQSNHPCVQWRFMGCRHGLAILINHYEQEVVVWDPIINQQHHVPLPLGLRNNEGEGGNKWYWHAAVLCTGAKEMPVRGDCFSSPFKLVLLGERYMNASACLYDSASGVWGDIVSMPITNTICHIKPNVLVGNALYCMFTNGDVLAFDFQRQCFVVIKKPKTPRSLNYYSGYVQVLRTADKGLGLAYFSQHTIQLWERRYDCEDVAGWVLLPKTIPIAGMLPWETHGGDRSVHFMGYDENRNVIVLATRIGTFMIQLDMMQIRLIIGRNEMSYDKFHPYTNFYAEANPVNL; the protein is encoded by the exons ATGAGCCGCCTGCGttcctcgccggcgccggcgcccccGCTGGACAACGAGGACCTCCTCGAGGAGATCCTCCTCCGTCTCCCTCCGCGACCTTCCACCCTCCATCGAGCCTCCCTGGTATGCAAGCGCTGGCACAACATCCTATCTGACCCCCTGTTCCTCAGCCGCTTCCGCAAACACCACCGGAAACCGCCTTTGCTCGGCTTCTTCTCAGGGCGTAATTACACAACACCAACAATCTTCAAACCGGTTCTTCACTCGCCCGACCGCATCCCTGCCAGCCGCTTCTCCGTGCCGCAAAGCAATCACCCATGTGTGCAGTGGCGTTTCATGGGTTGCCGCCATGGCCTCGCCATCCTGATCAATCACTATGAGCAGGAGGTCGTCGTGTGGGATCCCATCATCAACCAACAGCACCATGTGCCTCTTCCGCTGGGGCTTCGCAACAACGAAGGTGAAGGCGGGAACAAGTGGTACTGGCACGCTGCGGTGCTATGCACTGGCGCTAAGGAGATGCCTGTGCGGGGTGATTGCTTCTCGAGCCCATTTAAATTGGTCTTACTTGGCGAAAGATACATGAATGCATCGGCTTGCCTCTACGACTCGGCGAGTGGTGTATGGGGAGATATTGTCTCAATGCCGATTACAAATACCATCTGTCATATAAAGCCCAACGTCCTTGTTGGGAATGCACTTTACTGTATGTTTACTAATGGTGATGTCCTTGCGTTTGATTTTCAAAGGCAGTGCTTTGTCGTAATCAAGAAACCGAAAACTCCTCGTAGTCTCAACTACTACAGTGGATATGTTCAGGTCTTACGTACAGCGGATAAAGGACTTGGACTTGCATATTTTTCACAACACACCATCCAGTTATGGGAAAGAAGATACGACTGTGAGGATGTTGCCGGATGGGTGTTGCTGCCAAAAACCATTCCGATAGCGGGGATGCTTCCATGGGAAACGCATGGCGGTGACAGGTCGGTTCATTTCATGGGCTATGATGAGAACAGAAATGTGATTGTTCTGGCTACGCGGATTGGTACCTTCATGATTCAACTTGACATGATGCAGATCAGGCTTATTATTGGAAGAAACGAAATGTCTTATGACAAATTTCATCCCTACACAAATTTCTATGCTGAAG CTAATCCTGTAAATTTGTAA
- the LOC127309022 gene encoding uncharacterized protein isoform X4, whose amino-acid sequence MSRLRSSPAPAPPLDNEDLLEEILLRLPPRPSTLHRASLVCKRWHNILSDPLFLSRFRKHHRKPPLLGFFSGRNYTTPTIFKPVLHSPDRIPASRFSVPQSNHPCVQWRFMGCRHGLAILINHYEQEVVVWDPIINQQHHVPLPLGLRNNEGEGGNKWYWHAAVLCTGAKEMPVRGDCFSSPFKLVLLGERYMNASACLYDSASGVWGDIVSMPITNTICHIKPNVLVGNALYCMFTNGDVLAFDFQRQCFVVIKKPKTPRSLNYYSGYVQVLRTADKGLGLAYFSQHTIQLWERRYDCEDVAGWVLLPKTIPIAGMLPWETHGGDRSGLLLEETKCLMTNFIPTQISMLKLIL is encoded by the exons ATGAGCCGCCTGCGttcctcgccggcgccggcgcccccGCTGGACAACGAGGACCTCCTCGAGGAGATCCTCCTCCGTCTCCCTCCGCGACCTTCCACCCTCCATCGAGCCTCCCTGGTATGCAAGCGCTGGCACAACATCCTATCTGACCCCCTGTTCCTCAGCCGCTTCCGCAAACACCACCGGAAACCGCCTTTGCTCGGCTTCTTCTCAGGGCGTAATTACACAACACCAACAATCTTCAAACCGGTTCTTCACTCGCCCGACCGCATCCCTGCCAGCCGCTTCTCCGTGCCGCAAAGCAATCACCCATGTGTGCAGTGGCGTTTCATGGGTTGCCGCCATGGCCTCGCCATCCTGATCAATCACTATGAGCAGGAGGTCGTCGTGTGGGATCCCATCATCAACCAACAGCACCATGTGCCTCTTCCGCTGGGGCTTCGCAACAACGAAGGTGAAGGCGGGAACAAGTGGTACTGGCACGCTGCGGTGCTATGCACTGGCGCTAAGGAGATGCCTGTGCGGGGTGATTGCTTCTCGAGCCCATTTAAATTGGTCTTACTTGGCGAAAGATACATGAATGCATCGGCTTGCCTCTACGACTCGGCGAGTGGTGTATGGGGAGATATTGTCTCAATGCCGATTACAAATACCATCTGTCATATAAAGCCCAACGTCCTTGTTGGGAATGCACTTTACTGTATGTTTACTAATGGTGATGTCCTTGCGTTTGATTTTCAAAGGCAGTGCTTTGTCGTAATCAAGAAACCGAAAACTCCTCGTAGTCTCAACTACTACAGTGGATATGTTCAGGTCTTACGTACAGCGGATAAAGGACTTGGACTTGCATATTTTTCACAACACACCATCCAGTTATGGGAAAGAAGATACGACTGTGAGGATGTTGCCGGATGGGTGTTGCTGCCAAAAACCATTCCGATAGCGGGGATGCTTCCATGGGAAACGCATGGCGGTGACAG ATCAGGCTTATTATTGGAAGAAACGAAATGTCTTATGACAAATTTCATCCCTACACAAATTTCTATGCTGAAG CTAATCCTGTAA
- the LOC127309022 gene encoding uncharacterized protein isoform X2: protein MSRLRSSPAPAPPLDNEDLLEEILLRLPPRPSTLHRASLVCKRWHNILSDPLFLSRFRKHHRKPPLLGFFSGRNYTTPTIFKPVLHSPDRIPASRFSVPQSNHPCVQWRFMGCRHGLAILINHYEQEVVVWDPIINQQHHVPLPLGLRNNEGEGGNKWYWHAAVLCTGAKEMPVRGDCFSSPFKLVLLGERYMNASACLYDSASGVWGDIVSMPITNTICHIKPNVLVGNALYCMFTNGDVLAFDFQRQCFVVIKKPKTPRSLNYYSGYVQVLRTADKGLGLAYFSQHTIQLWERRYDCEDVAGWVLLPKTIPIAGMLPWETHGGDRSVHFMGYDENRNVIVLATRIGTFMIQLDMMQIRLIIGRNEMSYDKFHPYTNFYAEAQLIL from the exons ATGAGCCGCCTGCGttcctcgccggcgccggcgcccccGCTGGACAACGAGGACCTCCTCGAGGAGATCCTCCTCCGTCTCCCTCCGCGACCTTCCACCCTCCATCGAGCCTCCCTGGTATGCAAGCGCTGGCACAACATCCTATCTGACCCCCTGTTCCTCAGCCGCTTCCGCAAACACCACCGGAAACCGCCTTTGCTCGGCTTCTTCTCAGGGCGTAATTACACAACACCAACAATCTTCAAACCGGTTCTTCACTCGCCCGACCGCATCCCTGCCAGCCGCTTCTCCGTGCCGCAAAGCAATCACCCATGTGTGCAGTGGCGTTTCATGGGTTGCCGCCATGGCCTCGCCATCCTGATCAATCACTATGAGCAGGAGGTCGTCGTGTGGGATCCCATCATCAACCAACAGCACCATGTGCCTCTTCCGCTGGGGCTTCGCAACAACGAAGGTGAAGGCGGGAACAAGTGGTACTGGCACGCTGCGGTGCTATGCACTGGCGCTAAGGAGATGCCTGTGCGGGGTGATTGCTTCTCGAGCCCATTTAAATTGGTCTTACTTGGCGAAAGATACATGAATGCATCGGCTTGCCTCTACGACTCGGCGAGTGGTGTATGGGGAGATATTGTCTCAATGCCGATTACAAATACCATCTGTCATATAAAGCCCAACGTCCTTGTTGGGAATGCACTTTACTGTATGTTTACTAATGGTGATGTCCTTGCGTTTGATTTTCAAAGGCAGTGCTTTGTCGTAATCAAGAAACCGAAAACTCCTCGTAGTCTCAACTACTACAGTGGATATGTTCAGGTCTTACGTACAGCGGATAAAGGACTTGGACTTGCATATTTTTCACAACACACCATCCAGTTATGGGAAAGAAGATACGACTGTGAGGATGTTGCCGGATGGGTGTTGCTGCCAAAAACCATTCCGATAGCGGGGATGCTTCCATGGGAAACGCATGGCGGTGACAGGTCGGTTCATTTCATGGGCTATGATGAGAACAGAAATGTGATTGTTCTGGCTACGCGGATTGGTACCTTCATGATTCAACTTGACATGATGCAGATCAGGCTTATTATTGGAAGAAACGAAATGTCTTATGACAAATTTCATCCCTACACAAATTTCTATGCTGAAG CCCAGCTAATCCTGTAA
- the LOC127309022 gene encoding uncharacterized protein isoform X5 encodes MSRLRSSPAPAPPLDNEDLLEEILLRLPPRPSTLHRASLVCKRWHNILSDPLFLSRFRKHHRKPPLLGFFSGRNYTTPTIFKPVLHSPDRIPASRFSVPQSNHPCVQWRFMGCRHGLAILINHYEQEVVVWDPIINQQHHVPLPLGLRNNEGEGGNKWYWHAAVLCTGAKEMPVRGDCFSSPFKLVLLGERYMNASACLYDSASGVWGDIVSMPITNTICHIKPNVLVGNALYCMFTNGDVLAFDFQRQCFVVIKKPKTPRSLNYYSGYVQVLRTADKGLGLAYFSQHTIQLWERRYDCEDVAGWVLLPKTIPIAGMLPWETHGGDRSGLLLEETKCLMTNFIPTQISMLKPS; translated from the exons ATGAGCCGCCTGCGttcctcgccggcgccggcgcccccGCTGGACAACGAGGACCTCCTCGAGGAGATCCTCCTCCGTCTCCCTCCGCGACCTTCCACCCTCCATCGAGCCTCCCTGGTATGCAAGCGCTGGCACAACATCCTATCTGACCCCCTGTTCCTCAGCCGCTTCCGCAAACACCACCGGAAACCGCCTTTGCTCGGCTTCTTCTCAGGGCGTAATTACACAACACCAACAATCTTCAAACCGGTTCTTCACTCGCCCGACCGCATCCCTGCCAGCCGCTTCTCCGTGCCGCAAAGCAATCACCCATGTGTGCAGTGGCGTTTCATGGGTTGCCGCCATGGCCTCGCCATCCTGATCAATCACTATGAGCAGGAGGTCGTCGTGTGGGATCCCATCATCAACCAACAGCACCATGTGCCTCTTCCGCTGGGGCTTCGCAACAACGAAGGTGAAGGCGGGAACAAGTGGTACTGGCACGCTGCGGTGCTATGCACTGGCGCTAAGGAGATGCCTGTGCGGGGTGATTGCTTCTCGAGCCCATTTAAATTGGTCTTACTTGGCGAAAGATACATGAATGCATCGGCTTGCCTCTACGACTCGGCGAGTGGTGTATGGGGAGATATTGTCTCAATGCCGATTACAAATACCATCTGTCATATAAAGCCCAACGTCCTTGTTGGGAATGCACTTTACTGTATGTTTACTAATGGTGATGTCCTTGCGTTTGATTTTCAAAGGCAGTGCTTTGTCGTAATCAAGAAACCGAAAACTCCTCGTAGTCTCAACTACTACAGTGGATATGTTCAGGTCTTACGTACAGCGGATAAAGGACTTGGACTTGCATATTTTTCACAACACACCATCCAGTTATGGGAAAGAAGATACGACTGTGAGGATGTTGCCGGATGGGTGTTGCTGCCAAAAACCATTCCGATAGCGGGGATGCTTCCATGGGAAACGCATGGCGGTGACAG ATCAGGCTTATTATTGGAAGAAACGAAATGTCTTATGACAAATTTCATCCCTACACAAATTTCTATGCTGAAG CCCAGCTAA
- the LOC127309022 gene encoding uncharacterized protein isoform X3: MSRLRSSPAPAPPLDNEDLLEEILLRLPPRPSTLHRASLVCKRWHNILSDPLFLSRFRKHHRKPPLLGFFSGRNYTTPTIFKPVLHSPDRIPASRFSVPQSNHPCVQWRFMGCRHGLAILINHYEQEVVVWDPIINQQHHVPLPLGLRNNEGEGGNKWYWHAAVLCTGAKEMPVRGDCFSSPFKLVLLGERYMNASACLYDSASGVWGDIVSMPITNTICHIKPNVLVGNALYCMFTNGDVLAFDFQRQCFVVIKKPKTPRSLNYYSGYVQVLRTADKGLGLAYFSQHTIQLWERRYDCEDVAGWVLLPKTIPIAGMLPWETHGGDRSGLLLEETKCLMTNFIPTQISMLKVIYIVIYIILH, from the exons ATGAGCCGCCTGCGttcctcgccggcgccggcgcccccGCTGGACAACGAGGACCTCCTCGAGGAGATCCTCCTCCGTCTCCCTCCGCGACCTTCCACCCTCCATCGAGCCTCCCTGGTATGCAAGCGCTGGCACAACATCCTATCTGACCCCCTGTTCCTCAGCCGCTTCCGCAAACACCACCGGAAACCGCCTTTGCTCGGCTTCTTCTCAGGGCGTAATTACACAACACCAACAATCTTCAAACCGGTTCTTCACTCGCCCGACCGCATCCCTGCCAGCCGCTTCTCCGTGCCGCAAAGCAATCACCCATGTGTGCAGTGGCGTTTCATGGGTTGCCGCCATGGCCTCGCCATCCTGATCAATCACTATGAGCAGGAGGTCGTCGTGTGGGATCCCATCATCAACCAACAGCACCATGTGCCTCTTCCGCTGGGGCTTCGCAACAACGAAGGTGAAGGCGGGAACAAGTGGTACTGGCACGCTGCGGTGCTATGCACTGGCGCTAAGGAGATGCCTGTGCGGGGTGATTGCTTCTCGAGCCCATTTAAATTGGTCTTACTTGGCGAAAGATACATGAATGCATCGGCTTGCCTCTACGACTCGGCGAGTGGTGTATGGGGAGATATTGTCTCAATGCCGATTACAAATACCATCTGTCATATAAAGCCCAACGTCCTTGTTGGGAATGCACTTTACTGTATGTTTACTAATGGTGATGTCCTTGCGTTTGATTTTCAAAGGCAGTGCTTTGTCGTAATCAAGAAACCGAAAACTCCTCGTAGTCTCAACTACTACAGTGGATATGTTCAGGTCTTACGTACAGCGGATAAAGGACTTGGACTTGCATATTTTTCACAACACACCATCCAGTTATGGGAAAGAAGATACGACTGTGAGGATGTTGCCGGATGGGTGTTGCTGCCAAAAACCATTCCGATAGCGGGGATGCTTCCATGGGAAACGCATGGCGGTGACAG ATCAGGCTTATTATTGGAAGAAACGAAATGTCTTATGACAAATTTCATCCCTACACAAATTTCTATGCTGAAGGTAATATATATTGTAATCTACATTATATTGCACTAG